A genomic stretch from Petrimonas mucosa includes:
- a CDS encoding DUF2207 domain-containing protein: MKRALFFLFSLCILFPGFAQEEKVYTFRSQVTVDVSGYISVREEIGIFAGGKIFKRGITRALPLTRSDKDGNRVAVEYDIVSARKNGEPEPFFSEREGDDRIVYVGKSDRLLDAGWYTYTLDYITSGQIVFLEEYDELSWNVNGLSDHTLDTVTVVVRLPEGAEIVSYRCYVGEYGSTKEDCRAETLPDGSLYLEAVSVAPQQMLTLSVGFVKGVVTPPATGRNLYSGPVPSTFFDRNGLPIASAILFLLLLTYYFFTWRRYGVDPPRPVVIPQFSPPEGLSPASVGMLHKEKYWNDLITPAIVNLAVKGFLRISESERPSLLRRKDRVYTLVRLKEKDDTLPQEESLVLERLFKQDNEVVLDGKYNAAIAELMDHFRRELNRQFRPLLREGANRKFMVLPWIILIFYLCLLFYFVRFEPVRQVGLYIVVALFSFPVVILLSLILRKRVGRSRIGWFSCALGVALGISSLSLLLIFRGDSLSMNAIGFIVGFPLIVIGFMAYSFLIRRPDERKLYLQSQIEGLKIYMDTAEEKLLQFFNPPTITPEVFEQLLPYAIALGMEDIWGEKFEKRLLGSMQQPQPYQPPWFAGTVMPPARFGHMLSSTLSNTVNHAATPPHSSSSGGGNWSSGSFGGGFSGMGGGGGRVGGW, translated from the coding sequence ATGAAACGCGCGCTATTCTTTCTTTTTTCCCTATGCATTCTTTTCCCGGGCTTTGCCCAGGAGGAGAAGGTATATACATTCCGCTCCCAGGTGACGGTTGATGTTTCCGGTTATATTTCGGTTCGGGAAGAGATCGGCATCTTTGCAGGAGGCAAGATTTTCAAACGGGGAATTACCCGTGCCTTGCCGCTGACCCGTTCAGACAAGGACGGTAACAGAGTGGCTGTGGAGTACGATATCGTGAGCGCCAGAAAGAATGGAGAGCCTGAACCCTTTTTCTCCGAACGTGAAGGAGACGACCGGATAGTCTACGTCGGGAAGAGTGATCGTCTCCTCGATGCCGGTTGGTACACCTACACCCTCGATTATATCACTTCCGGCCAGATCGTTTTTTTAGAGGAGTACGACGAGTTGAGCTGGAACGTAAATGGATTGTCCGACCATACGCTCGATACCGTCACTGTTGTTGTCCGGCTTCCCGAAGGGGCAGAGATAGTGAGCTACAGGTGTTATGTGGGAGAATACGGGTCGACAAAAGAGGATTGCAGGGCCGAAACGCTACCCGACGGGTCGCTCTATCTGGAAGCAGTATCGGTTGCCCCGCAGCAGATGTTGACCCTCTCAGTAGGTTTTGTTAAGGGTGTTGTCACCCCGCCGGCAACGGGCCGGAACCTCTACTCCGGACCGGTTCCGTCAACTTTTTTCGACAGGAATGGGTTGCCGATCGCAAGTGCGATCCTCTTTCTGTTGCTTCTGACCTACTACTTTTTTACCTGGAGGAGATATGGGGTCGACCCGCCAAGACCGGTGGTAATTCCTCAATTCTCACCGCCGGAAGGGCTCTCTCCCGCAAGTGTGGGGATGCTCCACAAAGAGAAGTACTGGAACGATCTGATAACGCCTGCCATCGTAAACCTTGCAGTGAAGGGGTTTTTGCGTATCAGCGAGAGCGAACGCCCGTCCCTGCTGCGCAGGAAGGATAGGGTATATACACTTGTCAGGCTAAAGGAGAAGGATGATACGCTTCCCCAGGAGGAGAGCCTGGTGTTGGAACGTCTCTTTAAGCAAGACAATGAAGTGGTGCTTGACGGGAAGTACAACGCCGCAATTGCGGAGCTGATGGACCATTTCAGGAGAGAGCTCAACCGTCAGTTCAGGCCCCTGTTGAGGGAGGGTGCCAACCGAAAATTCATGGTGCTGCCCTGGATCATCCTGATCTTCTATCTTTGTCTACTGTTTTATTTTGTGAGATTTGAACCGGTACGACAGGTGGGTCTCTACATTGTAGTGGCGCTGTTCTCCTTTCCGGTTGTGATACTCCTGTCGCTGATCCTGCGGAAAAGAGTAGGAAGATCCAGAATAGGGTGGTTCAGTTGCGCGTTGGGAGTTGCTTTGGGTATAAGTTCACTGAGTCTGCTGTTGATTTTCAGGGGAGATAGCCTCTCCATGAATGCAATCGGCTTTATTGTGGGCTTTCCGTTGATAGTCATTGGATTTATGGCATACAGTTTCCTGATCAGGCGGCCCGACGAGAGAAAACTCTACCTGCAATCGCAGATTGAGGGGTTGAAAATCTATATGGATACAGCTGAAGAGAAGTTGTTGCAGTTTTTTAATCCGCCGACGATTACTCCTGAAGTATTTGAACAGCTACTCCCTTATGCCATCGCATTGGGGATGGAAGATATCTGGGGAGAGAAGTTTGAAAAGAGGCTGCTGGGTTCCATGCAGCAGCCGCAACCCTATCAGCCGCCCTGGTTCGCAGGGACGGTCATGCCGCCTGCCCGTTTCGGACATATGCTCAGCAGCACCCTGTCAAACACCGTCAACCATGCGGCTACTCCTCCCCACTCCTCCAGTTCGGGCGGTGGAAACTGGAGCAGCGGCTCTTTCGGGGGCGGATTCTCTGGGATGGGCGGCGGAGGCGGCAGGGTAGGCGGTTGGTAG
- a CDS encoding LemA family protein has translation MGTGFVVLIVILAVAVIFLLYSISTYNRLVKLRTIVEEAWSGINVQLKKRYDLIPNLVETVKGYATHESETFQRVTRARANAMRVNDLKSREAAENDLNKALISLLAVAEQYPELKANENFMQLQHQLSIVESDIEKSRRFYNGLVREKNIVIDTFPSNIIAGMFSFSKSLFFELENEEEKTVPQVRF, from the coding sequence ATGGGAACAGGATTTGTCGTATTAATAGTCATCCTTGCAGTAGCGGTAATCTTTTTGCTTTACAGTATATCAACCTATAACAGGCTAGTCAAGTTGAGAACAATTGTAGAAGAGGCCTGGAGCGGGATAAATGTACAATTGAAAAAGCGGTACGATCTTATTCCGAACCTGGTTGAAACCGTTAAGGGATATGCCACGCATGAAAGCGAGACCTTTCAACGGGTGACGCGAGCCCGTGCCAATGCGATGAGAGTCAATGATTTGAAATCGAGGGAGGCGGCCGAAAATGATCTAAACAAGGCATTGATAAGTCTGCTTGCTGTTGCCGAACAATATCCCGAGCTGAAAGCCAATGAGAACTTCATGCAGCTGCAGCATCAACTCAGCATTGTTGAATCGGATATCGAGAAGTCACGCAGGTTCTACAACGGTCTTGTCCGCGAAAAGAACATCGTGATCGATACCTTCCCGAGCAATATAATTGCAGGAATGTTCAGTTTTTCCAAGTCGCTTTTTTTCGAATTGGAGAATGAGGAGGAGAAAACGGTGCCGCAAGTAAGGTTTTGA
- a CDS encoding iron-containing alcohol dehydrogenase, which produces MKNFIFQNPTKLVFGKGEIARLNELIPQSVNLMVTFGGGSVTKNGVYDQVKAALKGRNFIEFWGIEPNPHVETLRKAIELGKSNNIDYLLAVGGGSVLDGTKLVAAGIASDEDAWDIVLKGFAERQIPFSSVLTVPATGSEMNGGAVITRAETREKFAFGGNYPHFSILDPEVTYSLSSHQIACGLADAYTHVLEQYLTTPGQSRLMDRWAEGILLSIIEIAPQIKENPHNYDLMADYMLAATLALNDFIRMGVTQDWATHQIGHELTALHGITHGHTLAIVMPGTMRVLKDQKEGKLLQYGERVFGITEGTVEERVEKAIEKTEAFYRSLGLTTRLSEEKVGNETIEIIANRFNTRGVAFGENRNVTGDVARKILHACL; this is translated from the coding sequence ATGAAGAATTTTATTTTTCAAAATCCCACCAAACTGGTGTTTGGGAAAGGAGAAATTGCCAGGTTAAATGAACTGATTCCCCAATCGGTCAATCTGATGGTTACCTTCGGCGGCGGCAGCGTAACAAAAAACGGGGTATACGACCAGGTGAAGGCCGCATTGAAAGGTCGCAACTTCATCGAATTCTGGGGCATTGAACCCAATCCGCATGTCGAGACGTTGCGCAAAGCCATTGAGTTGGGGAAAAGCAACAATATCGACTACCTACTGGCGGTAGGTGGCGGTTCGGTGCTGGATGGTACAAAACTGGTCGCCGCAGGCATCGCATCGGATGAAGATGCATGGGATATTGTACTGAAAGGGTTCGCTGAAAGACAGATACCCTTCTCGTCCGTACTGACAGTTCCGGCAACCGGTTCGGAGATGAACGGTGGAGCCGTGATTACCCGTGCCGAAACCAGGGAGAAATTTGCTTTCGGCGGCAATTATCCCCACTTCTCCATCCTCGATCCGGAGGTAACCTACTCACTCTCCAGCCACCAGATTGCATGCGGTCTTGCCGATGCCTACACCCATGTGCTGGAGCAATATCTCACCACCCCGGGCCAATCGAGACTGATGGACCGATGGGCAGAGGGCATATTACTCTCCATCATTGAGATTGCACCACAAATAAAGGAGAACCCGCACAATTACGATCTGATGGCCGACTACATGCTGGCGGCCACCCTGGCACTGAACGACTTCATCCGCATGGGTGTTACACAGGACTGGGCAACCCATCAGATCGGTCACGAGCTTACGGCACTGCACGGCATCACACACGGACATACCCTTGCAATAGTAATGCCCGGCACAATGCGTGTGCTGAAGGATCAGAAAGAGGGAAAACTGCTGCAGTATGGCGAACGGGTTTTCGGAATCACCGAAGGGACTGTAGAGGAACGGGTGGAGAAAGCCATCGAGAAGACCGAAGCATTCTACCGCTCGCTGGGTTTGACCACCCGGTTGTCGGAAGAGAAGGTCGGCAATGAAACTATCGAGATTATTGCAAACCGGTTCAACACCCGCGGTGTTGCGTTCGGTGAAAACCGCAACGTGACGGGAGATGTTGCACGAAAAATCCTACATGCATGTCTGTAA
- a CDS encoding S41 family peptidase, whose protein sequence is MSVTTAVMKRHLISLFLVATLSIPGISAADDTRMLRYPDINGDLIAFVYAGDIWTVKASGGEAKRLTSHAGIELFPKISPDGKWIAFSAEYSGNRQIWVMPAEGGTARQLTFYNSEGVMPPRGGFDNVVLDWTPDSKRILFRANRTSFGERNGKYFTVSIDGGMEEPLPLVNGGFAKFSPDGSQLCFTPVDREFRTWKRYKGGRATELWTYDLKSNTSKQITHWAGSDQWPTWHGDYIFYASDRDTRLNIWRYNRVNGENVQITHHKEFDVMWPSGRNGKLVYENGGYLYLLNLDSGTSERITVSISYDNPNLLPYFRNVKDFIGSYSLSPSGKRALFDARGDIFSVPVENGEIENLTRTQGIREIFPAWSPDGKNIVYYSDATGEYEIYLLENRKGAQPRQLTKGSKAWKYAAEWSPDSKYLLYSDRTLKLWLVDAASGKQTVIDEATAEEIRDYSFSPDGEWIAYSKSSPNYQSALWLYRISTGTRHQITDASFSDMQPRFSRDGKFLFFTSNRDFNLAFSSFEFDYLYNNAGRIYALPLRNDGTTLTRYKNDTEPSDSSKNDSIQASAKGKTPLKVEIDLENIESRIVALPVEPGDYLIIGAVEEGLLYASGNKIMRYNINSEKSEEILDGAGNGSLSADGKSLIYRIGNDYAVAKNQPGQKGGADKIELTNLTMKIELRKEWNQIYADAFRIFRDYFYVNNLHGVDWEGIKKTYGALLPHVPSRFDLDYILNEIVSETNTGHAYVDWGDIGKVARVDGGLLGAELEADLSAKRYIIRKIYAGENWNESRRSPLTENGIDVKEGDYLISINGKELTTDTNPYELLENWGNRHVELAVNSTPSASGARSYTVKTITSEHELRYLDWVNERRKMVDNLSNGKIGYIHVPNTAVEGNRELFRGIYSYNDKEALIIDDRYNGGGFIPDRMIDLLNRRTLVYWHRNGLPQPMKSPGIAHDGPKVMLINGYSSSGGDAFPYFFRKTGEGKLIGTRTWGGLVGISGNARLVDGGYISVPRFGIYDNGEWIIEGVGVYPDIEVVDRPEALAKGEDPCIEKAVEVLLDELKENPRKPVTGPAPPDRSKWIEKEIK, encoded by the coding sequence ATGTCTGTAACTACTGCAGTAATGAAGAGACACCTCATCTCCCTCTTTTTGGTCGCCACCCTTTCAATTCCGGGGATTTCGGCGGCAGACGACACCCGAATGTTGCGCTATCCCGACATCAACGGAGATCTGATCGCTTTTGTCTACGCCGGCGATATCTGGACGGTCAAGGCCTCCGGCGGTGAAGCCAAACGACTCACCTCTCATGCGGGAATTGAACTTTTCCCTAAGATTTCACCCGACGGAAAATGGATCGCCTTCTCGGCAGAATACTCCGGTAACCGTCAGATCTGGGTGATGCCTGCCGAAGGCGGTACAGCGCGTCAACTGACCTTCTACAATTCAGAAGGAGTGATGCCTCCACGTGGAGGATTCGACAATGTGGTGCTCGACTGGACACCCGACAGCAAACGGATTCTCTTCCGTGCAAACCGCACCTCTTTCGGGGAACGCAACGGTAAATATTTCACGGTAAGTATCGATGGCGGGATGGAAGAGCCACTTCCCCTGGTGAATGGGGGGTTTGCCAAATTTTCCCCCGACGGGTCACAACTCTGTTTCACTCCGGTCGACCGTGAATTTCGCACTTGGAAACGTTATAAAGGTGGTCGCGCCACCGAACTGTGGACCTACGATCTAAAAAGCAATACCTCCAAACAGATTACTCACTGGGCAGGCAGCGATCAATGGCCCACATGGCATGGAGATTATATCTTTTATGCCTCCGACCGGGATACGCGGCTGAACATCTGGCGCTACAACAGGGTAAACGGGGAGAATGTGCAAATAACCCACCACAAAGAGTTCGATGTGATGTGGCCATCGGGACGAAACGGAAAACTGGTATATGAGAATGGCGGATACCTCTATCTGCTCAATCTCGATTCGGGAACCTCCGAGAGAATCACTGTCTCCATCAGCTACGACAATCCCAATTTATTGCCCTATTTCCGTAACGTAAAAGATTTCATCGGGAGCTACTCCCTCTCACCATCAGGTAAGCGAGCCCTGTTTGATGCCAGGGGCGACATCTTCTCCGTTCCGGTGGAGAACGGCGAGATCGAGAACCTGACCCGTACACAGGGCATTCGGGAGATTTTCCCGGCATGGTCGCCCGACGGTAAAAACATTGTCTACTATTCCGATGCTACCGGTGAGTATGAAATCTATCTGCTCGAAAACAGGAAAGGGGCACAACCCAGACAACTTACAAAGGGGTCGAAAGCCTGGAAGTATGCTGCGGAATGGTCGCCCGACAGCAAATATCTGCTATATAGCGACCGTACGCTAAAGCTTTGGCTGGTTGATGCAGCATCCGGCAAGCAAACCGTGATAGATGAAGCTACGGCCGAGGAGATTCGCGACTACTCCTTTTCGCCCGACGGGGAGTGGATAGCTTACAGCAAATCATCACCCAACTACCAGTCGGCCTTGTGGCTATACCGGATCTCGACCGGCACCAGGCATCAGATCACCGATGCCTCATTCTCCGACATGCAACCGAGATTCAGTCGAGACGGAAAGTTTCTCTTCTTCACTTCAAACAGGGATTTCAATCTTGCTTTCAGCAGTTTTGAGTTCGATTACCTCTATAACAACGCCGGGCGCATCTATGCCCTGCCATTGCGAAACGACGGTACAACACTGACCCGCTATAAGAACGATACCGAACCTTCCGACAGCAGCAAAAACGATTCCATTCAGGCTTCAGCGAAGGGCAAGACACCGTTGAAGGTGGAGATCGATCTGGAGAACATCGAGAGCCGCATTGTGGCGCTTCCTGTCGAACCGGGAGATTATCTCATCATCGGAGCAGTGGAGGAAGGGTTGCTCTATGCCTCGGGCAACAAGATCATGCGTTACAATATCAACAGTGAAAAGAGTGAAGAGATTCTCGACGGGGCTGGTAACGGAAGTTTGAGCGCTGACGGAAAATCGCTTATCTACCGTATCGGCAATGATTATGCCGTAGCGAAGAACCAACCGGGCCAAAAGGGGGGAGCGGACAAGATTGAGCTGACCAACCTGACGATGAAGATTGAACTGCGCAAGGAGTGGAACCAGATCTACGCCGATGCATTCCGCATTTTCCGAGACTATTTCTACGTGAACAACCTGCACGGCGTCGATTGGGAAGGGATAAAAAAAACGTACGGAGCCCTGCTGCCACACGTTCCCAGCCGCTTCGACCTGGATTACATCCTGAACGAGATCGTGAGTGAGACCAATACCGGTCACGCTTACGTGGATTGGGGCGATATCGGCAAGGTGGCCCGGGTAGATGGCGGTCTGCTCGGAGCCGAACTGGAGGCCGACCTGTCGGCAAAGAGATATATCATCCGGAAGATTTATGCGGGTGAGAACTGGAATGAAAGCCGGCGCTCGCCGCTTACCGAAAACGGTATCGATGTGAAAGAGGGAGATTACCTGATCAGCATCAACGGGAAGGAGCTCACCACCGACACCAATCCGTATGAACTGCTCGAGAACTGGGGCAACAGGCATGTTGAACTGGCCGTCAACAGCACCCCTTCGGCTTCGGGAGCGAGGAGCTACACCGTAAAGACCATCACTTCCGAACATGAACTGCGCTACCTCGACTGGGTCAACGAGCGCCGGAAAATGGTAGATAACCTCTCGAACGGCAAGATAGGTTACATCCATGTGCCCAACACAGCCGTTGAGGGGAACCGGGAACTCTTCAGGGGAATATACTCCTATAACGACAAGGAGGCCCTTATCATCGACGACCGCTATAATGGTGGCGGTTTTATTCCCGACCGGATGATCGATCTGCTCAACCGGCGCACATTGGTTTACTGGCATCGCAACGGACTGCCCCAACCGATGAAATCGCCCGGAATAGCACACGACGGTCCAAAAGTGATGCTCATCAACGGTTACTCATCTTCAGGGGGTGACGCCTTTCCCTACTTTTTCAGAAAGACCGGGGAGGGAAAACTTATCGGCACGCGCACCTGGGGGGGACTGGTGGGTATTTCCGGAAATGCCCGTCTGGTTGACGGCGGTTATATATCCGTGCCCAGGTTCGGTATTTACGACAACGGCGAGTGGATCATCGAAGGGGTCGGGGTATATCCCGACATCGAAGTGGTGGACCGTCCCGAAGCATTGGCCAAAGGAGAGGATCCCTGCATTGAAAAGGCAGTTGAGGTACTACTCGACGAGTTGAAGGAGAATCCACGCAAACCGGTTACGGGGCCTGCGCCCCCAGACAGGTCGAAATGGATTGAGAAGGAGATCAAGTAA
- a CDS encoding PQQ-dependent sugar dehydrogenase codes for MKIIRIAALILLTWLFVSASCIEQQESVEQPTEQEPQAGNLPPVETGKANTGYKPAFEGQTRIAGVKTTTPYEATVIAEGLSRPWAVTALPDGRLVITEKSGTMRIATTEGIVTPPITGFPPVDDRNQGGLLDVAPAPDFESSRILYFTFAEKGAEGSLTAVGKGKLSADETIIENFQVIFRAIPYFDNSMHFGSRIALDSEGNIFVSTGERSDLRTRPNAQLLNTGHGKVIRITAEGQPVADNPFIHTAGALPEIYSYGHRNPQGVDIHPVTRELWLSEMGPRGGDEINLIKPGKNYGWPEITYGIEYSGAPISEGATQKEGMEQPVYYWDPVLSPSGMAFYTSNEIPEWQNNLFIGGLSSKHIARIVLKDNRVIGEERLLSGENQRFRDIGNGKDGALYAVTDEGRLYRIARK; via the coding sequence ATGAAAATCATTAGAATTGCAGCGCTCATTCTGCTGACATGGCTCTTTGTATCGGCCTCCTGCATCGAACAGCAGGAGAGTGTCGAGCAGCCTACTGAACAGGAACCGCAGGCAGGAAACCTGCCCCCGGTGGAGACAGGAAAAGCCAATACCGGCTATAAGCCTGCATTTGAGGGACAGACCCGGATTGCAGGGGTGAAAACGACAACCCCCTACGAAGCGACAGTTATAGCAGAGGGGCTGTCGAGACCTTGGGCCGTCACGGCCCTACCCGACGGTAGATTGGTCATCACGGAGAAGAGTGGTACCATGCGCATCGCCACTACCGAGGGGATCGTCACTCCCCCAATCACCGGATTCCCACCCGTTGACGACCGGAACCAGGGAGGGTTACTCGATGTGGCACCGGCTCCCGACTTTGAGAGCAGCCGGATACTATATTTCACTTTTGCCGAAAAGGGAGCGGAAGGGTCACTTACAGCGGTGGGCAAAGGAAAGCTTTCCGCCGACGAAACGATTATCGAAAACTTTCAAGTCATCTTCCGGGCAATTCCCTATTTCGACAACAGCATGCATTTTGGCAGCCGCATTGCCCTCGACAGTGAAGGAAACATTTTTGTCTCCACCGGCGAACGTTCAGATCTGCGCACAAGACCCAATGCGCAACTACTCAATACAGGGCATGGGAAAGTGATCCGCATCACCGCCGAAGGGCAACCGGTTGCAGACAACCCCTTTATTCATACGGCAGGAGCTTTACCCGAAATATACTCCTACGGTCATCGGAACCCGCAAGGAGTGGATATCCATCCGGTCACCCGGGAGCTCTGGTTGTCGGAAATGGGACCACGTGGAGGAGATGAGATCAACCTGATCAAACCTGGCAAAAACTACGGATGGCCCGAAATCACATATGGCATTGAGTATAGCGGAGCCCCCATCAGTGAAGGAGCTACGCAAAAAGAGGGGATGGAACAACCTGTCTACTACTGGGATCCGGTCCTCTCACCCAGCGGAATGGCCTTTTACACCTCCAATGAGATCCCCGAATGGCAAAACAACCTGTTTATAGGGGGATTGAGCAGCAAGCATATTGCACGGATCGTATTGAAAGACAACAGGGTTATTGGCGAAGAGCGGTTGCTCTCCGGCGAGAATCAACGGTTTCGCGATATCGGCAACGGAAAGGACGGGGCACTTTATGCCGTAACCGACGAAGGGCGGCTATACCGGATTGCCAGAAAGTAA
- a CDS encoding VOC family protein has translation MAKLNPYLNFDGTCEEAFLFYRSVFGGEFRGEIFKMKDIPDMEIPAGAENRVMHVALPVGDDLLMGSDTYPGQPFVVGNNNYISIFPESREEADRLFEALSEGGEVEMPMADQFWGDYFGSLKDCFGIQWMINYPSQDQ, from the coding sequence ATGGCTAAATTAAATCCCTATCTCAATTTTGACGGTACATGCGAAGAGGCTTTCCTTTTTTACAGATCTGTTTTTGGTGGTGAATTCCGGGGGGAGATTTTTAAAATGAAGGATATCCCCGATATGGAAATTCCGGCAGGAGCTGAAAACAGGGTGATGCACGTGGCATTGCCCGTTGGTGACGATCTGCTGATGGGTTCAGATACCTATCCCGGCCAACCCTTTGTTGTGGGCAATAATAACTACATCAGTATCTTCCCCGAAAGTCGGGAGGAGGCTGACCGCCTTTTTGAAGCCCTGTCTGAAGGGGGTGAGGTGGAGATGCCCATGGCTGATCAGTTTTGGGGCGACTATTTCGGCAGCCTGAAGGATTGCTTCGGCATCCAATGGATGATCAATTACCCGTCACAAGACCAATAA
- a CDS encoding YdeI/OmpD-associated family protein, translating into MKTLLHIYTRLEWRQWLEQNFRSEKEAWLVFPAKSTGKAGILYNDAVEEALCFGWIDSIRKRVDAGHTAQRFSPRKPTSSYSQPNRERLRWLAANNLLHPEIVERVRDVLSEPFVYPPDIVTALQQDEVTWRNFQNFSESYKRIRIAYIQDARNRPGEFEKRLRNFLAKSGQNRKIRGHGGVEKYY; encoded by the coding sequence ATGAAGACGTTACTCCATATCTATACTCGTCTTGAATGGCGACAGTGGCTCGAGCAGAATTTCCGCAGCGAGAAGGAAGCCTGGCTCGTTTTTCCGGCAAAATCGACCGGGAAAGCCGGTATTCTCTATAATGATGCGGTAGAGGAGGCTTTATGCTTCGGATGGATCGACAGTATCCGGAAGAGGGTAGATGCCGGACATACCGCGCAGCGCTTTTCTCCCCGCAAGCCTACAAGCAGTTACTCTCAGCCCAACAGAGAGCGGTTACGGTGGTTGGCCGCAAATAATCTGTTACACCCGGAGATCGTTGAACGAGTTCGGGATGTCCTTTCGGAGCCATTTGTCTACCCTCCGGATATCGTTACTGCTTTGCAACAGGATGAGGTGACCTGGAGGAACTTTCAGAATTTTTCCGAATCCTACAAACGAATTAGGATCGCCTATATTCAAGATGCGCGTAACCGTCCCGGGGAATTTGAAAAGCGGCTGCGGAATTTTCTTGCAAAGAGTGGCCAAAACAGAAAAATTAGAGGACATGGTGGCGTAGAGAAATATTATTGA
- a CDS encoding TIGR01777 family oxidoreductase — translation MKTVLITGGSGLIGRKLSRLLVEKGYRVIWLSRERFLKAEIPRYRWNYQRNEIEIEAVEQADIIIHLAGSGIGDDSWTRQKKQDIVESRVQTAQLLLDTVKGLEKKPDLFISASAIGYYGSDISQDLYTEDSGAAHGDFLSRTCRKWEQAAFSFQAELNIRTVVLRTGFVISKNSEAFRKMVLPTRFGLGAPIGSGRQYLSWIHIEDLCHIYLKAIEDSGMKGVYNAVSPEFISNADFMHTLAKVMRRPFFMPNLPAFLVRLVMGEAASIILGGSRISSRKIQDAGYQFLYDTSEKAIGAALKAIGETEKRVRGGR, via the coding sequence ATGAAAACAGTCTTAATTACCGGAGGATCGGGCCTGATTGGGCGGAAACTGTCGCGACTGCTTGTCGAAAAGGGGTACAGGGTAATCTGGCTGAGCCGTGAACGATTTCTTAAAGCCGAAATTCCGCGATACAGGTGGAATTATCAGCGGAACGAAATTGAGATCGAGGCGGTGGAGCAGGCAGATATTATCATCCATCTGGCGGGATCGGGTATCGGAGATGACTCCTGGACAAGACAGAAGAAGCAGGATATAGTGGAGAGCCGTGTTCAAACGGCACAACTGCTGCTCGATACCGTGAAGGGGTTAGAGAAAAAACCGGATCTTTTTATCTCGGCCTCGGCAATCGGTTATTATGGATCGGACATAAGTCAGGATCTCTACACGGAGGATAGTGGTGCTGCTCATGGTGATTTTCTGAGCCGAACCTGCCGCAAATGGGAACAGGCCGCATTCAGTTTCCAGGCGGAGCTCAATATCCGGACAGTTGTGTTGCGTACGGGATTTGTGATCTCAAAAAACAGCGAAGCATTCAGAAAGATGGTGCTTCCTACCCGTTTCGGCCTGGGAGCACCCATCGGGAGCGGCAGGCAATATCTCTCGTGGATACATATTGAAGATCTTTGCCATATCTACCTGAAGGCCATCGAGGATTCCGGGATGAAAGGCGTATACAATGCCGTTTCACCGGAATTCATCAGCAATGCAGATTTCATGCACACTTTGGCCAAAGTGATGCGACGTCCGTTTTTCATGCCGAATCTCCCGGCCTTTTTAGTGCGACTGGTGATGGGCGAAGCTGCATCGATAATTTTGGGAGGGAGCAGAATCTCGTCCAGAAAGATTCAGGATGCCGGCTACCAATTCCTGTATGATACATCAGAGAAGGCAATCGGCGCTGCATTAAAGGCAATAGGGGAGACGGAGAAGAGAGTGAGGGGCGGGAGATGA
- a CDS encoding pirin family protein codes for MKTVYHPAESRGFADHGWLRSSHTFSFANYYNRERMHFGALRVINDDCVKGGEGFGTHPHSDMEIISLPLEGALQHRDSMGNGSIIRRGDVQVMSAGSGITHSEFNADPDQPVKFLQIWVFPREKGGTPRYGQVRIADFTRRNDFQQIVSPNPEDEGVWIHQDAWFHLADFDKGTVKTYEMKKTGNGVYLFVISGRAKVGLQILDRRDGYGIWDTGGFTLEVLEDSEVLVIDVPMELP; via the coding sequence ATGAAAACAGTTTACCACCCTGCGGAGAGTCGCGGCTTTGCCGACCATGGATGGCTCAGGAGCAGCCATACATTCAGTTTTGCCAATTATTACAACCGGGAGAGGATGCATTTTGGCGCTTTGCGCGTGATCAACGATGACTGCGTGAAGGGAGGCGAGGGGTTTGGCACACATCCGCACAGCGACATGGAGATTATTTCATTGCCGCTTGAGGGTGCACTCCAACACCGTGACAGTATGGGAAACGGCAGCATTATCCGCAGGGGAGATGTGCAGGTGATGTCGGCAGGGAGTGGTATTACACACAGTGAGTTTAATGCTGATCCCGATCAGCCGGTAAAATTCCTGCAGATCTGGGTATTCCCGAGGGAGAAGGGAGGCACGCCCCGATACGGTCAGGTACGCATTGCCGATTTTACCCGACGTAACGATTTTCAACAGATCGTTTCGCCCAATCCTGAAGATGAGGGTGTCTGGATTCATCAGGATGCCTGGTTCCACCTCGCCGATTTTGATAAGGGAACTGTTAAAACGTATGAGATGAAAAAAACCGGTAACGGAGTATATCTTTTTGTTATCAGCGGCAGGGCGAAAGTTGGTCTCCAGATATTGGACCGGCGCGACGGTTATGGAATCTGGGATACCGGAGGTTTTACACTGGAGGTGCTTGAAGACTCTGAAGTGCTGGTGATTGATGTTCCCATGGAATTACCCTGA